One Actinosynnema pretiosum DNA segment encodes these proteins:
- a CDS encoding AfsR/SARP family transcriptional regulator, protein MSVELRVLGQVEVRVNGRVVPVGHARQRCVLVALVVEANRVVPVERLLERVWADRAPHRARQVVGNYVSRLRRALAGEVVIASRGGGYALEVDPDLVDLHRFRRLVARARGGEVDGLALLEEAVGLWRGEAFGGVDTPWIAAAREGLERERLAAELDRVDLALAHGGRGVSCAELAERADAHPLDERVAGQLMLALYRDGRQAEALRRFDGIRARLADEVGVDPGRRLRELHLRMLATDRALDAPAAPDVPRQLPASPVLAGRVAELALLDRALAGASGTLLVSAIGGAGGIGKTWLALAWAHRHLDEFPDGQLFVDLRGFSPSAEPVAPDVVVRGFLDALGVAPGRAPADPDARAALYRSLVAGRRVLVVLDNAATAEQVVPLLPGSPSCAVLVTCRPALASLIDRHGARHLALGVLGRADARALLAARVGAERAAAEAEAVDGLVELCGGHPLALSITARNAATRPLAEVEAELRELGLGALAHGTDPAASLPSVLSWSLRGLTDHQRTAFALLGAAPGPDTATPAAAALLDLPPVHAREVLTALVEASLLDRRPGGRYAMHDLVRGYAHVLARDLPEDVRGPALARVLDFHVHTAFAADRLLDPHRPLVRPDPPAPGADPLPLPDAETATAWLRAEHPTLLAAQRAAADLGHHHAVWHLARALDTFHRRQGRRDDALAAWRAALTAAGRLPDPSARSRAHRNLGRACARVGLHGQAAWHLERALALAVRHHDLAEQAHTHQQLAIAGGQRGEERWAVAQAERAADLYRALGQPVWEGDALNVAGWFAALLGELDVARGHCAAALALFRRHHHPDGEAAALDSLALVTHRAGDHRAAVEHYRRALALFRERGDTYEVANTLDRAGHPHVALGRCDRAREVWREAERLYREQGRAEDVERVVRQLDALGGC, encoded by the coding sequence GTGTCGGTGGAGCTGCGCGTGCTCGGGCAGGTCGAGGTGCGGGTGAACGGCCGGGTGGTGCCGGTGGGGCACGCGCGGCAGCGGTGCGTGCTCGTGGCGCTGGTGGTGGAGGCGAACCGGGTGGTCCCGGTGGAGCGGCTGCTGGAGCGGGTGTGGGCGGATCGGGCTCCGCACAGAGCCCGGCAGGTGGTGGGCAACTACGTGTCGCGGTTGCGGCGCGCGCTGGCGGGTGAGGTGGTGATCGCGAGCCGGGGCGGCGGGTACGCGCTGGAGGTGGACCCGGACCTGGTCGACCTGCACCGGTTCCGGCGGCTCGTCGCGCGGGCGCGCGGCGGGGAGGTCGACGGGCTGGCCCTGCTGGAGGAGGCGGTCGGGTTGTGGCGCGGGGAGGCGTTCGGCGGGGTGGACACGCCGTGGATCGCCGCCGCCCGCGAAGGCCTGGAGCGGGAGCGGTTGGCCGCCGAGCTCGACCGCGTGGACCTGGCGCTCGCGCACGGCGGGCGGGGGGTGTCGTGCGCCGAGCTGGCCGAGCGGGCGGACGCGCACCCCTTGGACGAACGGGTCGCCGGGCAGCTGATGCTCGCCCTGTACCGCGATGGGCGCCAGGCCGAGGCGCTGCGGCGGTTCGACGGCATCCGCGCGCGGCTCGCCGACGAGGTCGGCGTCGATCCGGGGCGCCGGTTGCGCGAGCTGCACCTGCGGATGCTCGCCACCGATCGCGCGCTGGACGCGCCTGCCGCGCCGGACGTGCCCCGGCAACTGCCCGCGTCCCCGGTGCTCGCCGGACGCGTCGCCGAGCTGGCGCTGCTCGACCGGGCGCTCGCGGGAGCCTCCGGCACGCTGCTCGTCTCGGCGATCGGCGGTGCGGGCGGGATCGGCAAGACCTGGCTGGCGCTGGCGTGGGCGCACCGCCACCTGGACGAGTTCCCCGACGGGCAGCTCTTCGTGGACCTGCGCGGGTTCAGCCCCTCGGCGGAGCCGGTCGCCCCGGACGTGGTGGTGCGCGGTTTCCTCGACGCGCTCGGCGTGGCGCCAGGCCGGGCGCCCGCCGACCCGGACGCGCGGGCCGCGCTGTACCGGAGCCTGGTCGCCGGGCGGCGGGTGCTGGTCGTGCTGGACAACGCGGCCACCGCCGAGCAGGTCGTCCCGCTGCTGCCGGGCAGCCCGAGCTGCGCGGTGCTGGTCACCTGCCGCCCCGCGCTCGCCTCCCTGATCGACCGGCACGGCGCCCGGCACCTCGCGCTGGGCGTGCTGGGCCGCGCCGACGCCAGGGCCCTGCTGGCCGCGCGCGTGGGCGCCGAGCGGGCCGCCGCCGAGGCCGAGGCCGTCGACGGGCTGGTCGAGCTGTGCGGCGGGCACCCGCTGGCCCTGTCGATCACCGCGCGCAATGCCGCCACCCGCCCGCTGGCCGAGGTGGAGGCGGAACTGCGGGAGCTGGGGCTCGGGGCGCTCGCCCACGGCACCGACCCGGCCGCCAGCCTGCCCTCGGTCCTCTCCTGGTCCCTGCGCGGGCTCACCGATCACCAGCGCACCGCGTTCGCCCTGCTCGGCGCGGCCCCCGGCCCGGACACCGCCACGCCCGCCGCCGCCGCGCTCCTCGACCTCCCGCCGGTCCACGCGCGCGAGGTCCTCACCGCGCTGGTGGAGGCGTCCCTGCTCGACCGGCGGCCGGGCGGTCGGTACGCGATGCACGACCTGGTGCGCGGCTACGCGCACGTCCTCGCCCGCGACCTGCCCGAGGACGTGCGCGGCCCTGCGCTGGCGCGGGTGTTGGACTTCCACGTGCACACCGCGTTCGCCGCCGACCGCCTGCTGGACCCGCACCGCCCGCTCGTGCGCCCCGACCCGCCCGCCCCCGGCGCGGACCCGCTGCCGCTGCCCGACGCCGAGACCGCCACGGCCTGGCTGCGCGCCGAGCACCCCACCCTGCTGGCTGCCCAGCGCGCGGCGGCCGACCTCGGCCACCACCACGCGGTCTGGCACCTCGCCCGCGCGCTGGACACCTTCCACCGCAGGCAGGGCCGCCGCGACGACGCGCTCGCCGCGTGGCGGGCCGCGCTCACCGCCGCCGGGCGCCTGCCGGACCCCTCCGCGCGCAGCCGCGCCCACCGCAACCTCGGCCGCGCCTGCGCGCGCGTCGGCCTGCACGGGCAAGCCGCCTGGCACCTGGAGCGGGCGCTCGCCCTGGCCGTGCGCCACCACGACCTGGCCGAGCAGGCGCACACCCACCAGCAGCTCGCGATCGCCGGGGGCCAGCGGGGCGAGGAGCGGTGGGCGGTGGCGCAGGCCGAGCGGGCCGCCGACCTCTACCGCGCACTCGGGCAGCCGGTGTGGGAGGGGGACGCGCTCAACGTGGCGGGCTGGTTCGCCGCCCTGCTGGGGGAGCTCGACGTCGCGCGCGGGCACTGCGCCGCCGCGCTCGCCCTGTTCCGCCGCCACCACCACCCGGACGGCGAGGCCGCCGCCCTGGACAGCCTCGCGCTGGTCACCCACCGCGCGGGCGACCACCGGGCGGCCGTCGAGCACTACCGGCGGGCCCTCGCGCTGTTCCGCGAGCGCGGCGACACCTACGAGGTCGCGAACACCCTCGACCGCGCGGGCCACCCGCACGTCGCGCTGGGGCGGTGCGACCGGGCCCGCGAGGTCTGGCGGGAAGCCGAGCGGCTGTACCGGGAGCAGGGGCGGGCCGAGGACGTCGAGCGGGTCGTGCGGCAGCTCGACGCCCTCGGCGGGTGCTGA